From Ailuropoda melanoleuca isolate Jingjing chromosome 8, ASM200744v2, whole genome shotgun sequence, a single genomic window includes:
- the FCRL1 gene encoding Fc receptor-like protein 1 isoform X6: protein MTLICETQGTSRKTDAQLEFCFFKDGRALGQGWSSSPKLLLPTVWREDSGSYWCEEKTTALRATRSPRIQIQVQDNDASMVPGRGCGLPPEGVPVWNVSLEVQPPGGQVQKGKKLVLICLATQGTGDITFSWYKGALGLNLETKTQSSLAAKFEILAVTDSDTEKYYCTADNGYGPSISELVSVTVRSPVSRPVLTVGELGAQVFPGDTVELHCEAQSGSPPILYRFYHEDVILGSSSAPSGGGASFNLSLTAEHSGNYSCEADNGLGPQLSEAVPLTVTVPTEDRKELLASGILEGLFGTLGPTIMALLFCCWLKKRIGRRPARDPSRSPPSPVPQVSNYVNSAAPLQEPSVYENVNVVSSGNEVYSLVYHTQQERPAAVEPRRTQSSDQDAAAIYFRLKKASVTDVDYEDAM from the exons ATGACCCTGATCTGTGAGACCCAGGGCACTTCTCGGAAGACAGATGCCCAGCTCGAGTTCTGCTTCTTCAAAGACGGCcgggccctggggcagggctggagcagcTCCCCGAAGCTCCTGCTCCCCACGGTGTGGAGGGAAGACTCAGGGTCCTACTGGTGTGAAGAAAAGACCACGGCGCTCAGAGCCACACGGAGCCCCAGGATCCAGATACAGGTGCAAG ACAACGATGCGTCCATGGTGCCTGGAAGAGGATGTGGACTACCTCCAGAAG GCGTCCCCGTCTGGAATGTGAGCTTGGAGGTGCAGCCTCCAGGGGGACAAGTGCAGAAGGGAAAGAAGCTGGTTCTCATCTGCTTGGCCACCCAGGGCACAGGAGACATCACCTTCTCCTGGTACAAAGGGGCCCTGGGTTTGAACCTGGAAACAAAGACCCAGAGCTCACTGGCCGCAAAGTTTGAGATCCTGGCGGTGACAGACAGTGACACAGAGAAATACTACTGCACGGCCGACAACGGCTATGGCCCCAGCATCAGCGAGCTGGTGAGCGTCACCGTCAGAA GTCCAGTGTCCCGCCCTGTCCTCACCGTCGGGGAGCTGGGGGCCCAGGTCTTCCCTGGGGACACGGTAGAGCTTCACTGTGAGGCCCAGAGCGGCTCTCCCCCGATCCTGTACCGGTTTTATCACGAGGATGTCATCCTGGGAAGCAGCTCGGCCCCCTCTGGAGGAGGAGCATCCTTCAACCTCTCTCTGACCgcagaacattctggaaactaCTCCTGTGAGGCCGATAATGGCCTGGGGCCTCAGCTCAGCGAGGCGGTGCCACTCACTGTCACAG TGCCTACGGAGGACAGGAAGGAACTTCTCGCCTCGGGAATCCTTGAGGGACTGTTTGGCACCCTTGGTCCCACCATTATGGCCCTATTGTTCTGCTGTTGGCTCAAGAAAAGAATAG GAAGACGTCCGGCCCGGGACCCGAGCAG GAGCCCTCCCAGCCCCGTGCCACAGGTGTCCAACTACGTCAACTCAGCTGCACCCCTGCAGGAACCGTCTGTATATGAGAACG tgaACGTCGTAAGTAGCGGGAACGAGGTCTACTCTTTGGTGTACCATACGCAGCAGGAGCGGCCAGCAGCAG TAGAGCCCCGGAGGACACAGAGCTCGGACCAG GACGCCGCAGCCATCTATTTTCGGCTGAAGAAGGCAAGCGTTACGGACGTGGACTATGAAGACGCTATGTAA
- the FCRL1 gene encoding Fc receptor-like protein 1 isoform X5 codes for MCAPACGPAREVLLLTAQPSRPKEGSSMTLICETQGTSRKTDAQLEFCFFKDGRALGQGWSSSPKLLLPTVWREDSGSYWCEEKTTALRATRSPRIQIQVQDNDASMVPGRGCGLPPEGVPVWNVSLEVQPPGGQVQKGKKLVLICLATQGTGDITFSWYKGALGLNLETKTQSSLAAKFEILAVTDSDTEKYYCTADNGYGPSISELVSVTVRSPVSRPVLTVGELGAQVFPGDTVELHCEAQSGSPPILYRFYHEDVILGSSSAPSGGGASFNLSLTAEHSGNYSCEADNGLGPQLSEAVPLTVTVPTEDRKELLASGILEGLFGTLGPTIMALLFCCWLKKRIGRRPARDPSRSPPSPVPQVSNYVNSAAPLQEPSVYENVNVVSSGNEVYSLVYHTQQERPAAVEPRRTQSSDQDAAAIYFRLKKASVTDVDYEDAM; via the exons TCCTGCTTCTGACAGCCCAGCCCTCTCGGCCCAAAGAGGGGAGCTCAATGACCCTGATCTGTGAGACCCAGGGCACTTCTCGGAAGACAGATGCCCAGCTCGAGTTCTGCTTCTTCAAAGACGGCcgggccctggggcagggctggagcagcTCCCCGAAGCTCCTGCTCCCCACGGTGTGGAGGGAAGACTCAGGGTCCTACTGGTGTGAAGAAAAGACCACGGCGCTCAGAGCCACACGGAGCCCCAGGATCCAGATACAGGTGCAAG ACAACGATGCGTCCATGGTGCCTGGAAGAGGATGTGGACTACCTCCAGAAG GCGTCCCCGTCTGGAATGTGAGCTTGGAGGTGCAGCCTCCAGGGGGACAAGTGCAGAAGGGAAAGAAGCTGGTTCTCATCTGCTTGGCCACCCAGGGCACAGGAGACATCACCTTCTCCTGGTACAAAGGGGCCCTGGGTTTGAACCTGGAAACAAAGACCCAGAGCTCACTGGCCGCAAAGTTTGAGATCCTGGCGGTGACAGACAGTGACACAGAGAAATACTACTGCACGGCCGACAACGGCTATGGCCCCAGCATCAGCGAGCTGGTGAGCGTCACCGTCAGAA GTCCAGTGTCCCGCCCTGTCCTCACCGTCGGGGAGCTGGGGGCCCAGGTCTTCCCTGGGGACACGGTAGAGCTTCACTGTGAGGCCCAGAGCGGCTCTCCCCCGATCCTGTACCGGTTTTATCACGAGGATGTCATCCTGGGAAGCAGCTCGGCCCCCTCTGGAGGAGGAGCATCCTTCAACCTCTCTCTGACCgcagaacattctggaaactaCTCCTGTGAGGCCGATAATGGCCTGGGGCCTCAGCTCAGCGAGGCGGTGCCACTCACTGTCACAG TGCCTACGGAGGACAGGAAGGAACTTCTCGCCTCGGGAATCCTTGAGGGACTGTTTGGCACCCTTGGTCCCACCATTATGGCCCTATTGTTCTGCTGTTGGCTCAAGAAAAGAATAG GAAGACGTCCGGCCCGGGACCCGAGCAG GAGCCCTCCCAGCCCCGTGCCACAGGTGTCCAACTACGTCAACTCAGCTGCACCCCTGCAGGAACCGTCTGTATATGAGAACG tgaACGTCGTAAGTAGCGGGAACGAGGTCTACTCTTTGGTGTACCATACGCAGCAGGAGCGGCCAGCAGCAG TAGAGCCCCGGAGGACACAGAGCTCGGACCAG GACGCCGCAGCCATCTATTTTCGGCTGAAGAAGGCAAGCGTTACGGACGTGGACTATGAAGACGCTATGTAA
- the FCRL1 gene encoding Fc receptor-like protein 1 isoform X2, translating to MPQELAYPSCPDSCPDKSCPGLDASPALPLGRWGEAGPRFAPLLSIQRRPPSAKTGGILEAQVLLLTAQPSRPKEGSSMTLICETQGTSRKTDAQLEFCFFKDGRALGQGWSSSPKLLLPTVWREDSGSYWCEEKTTALRATRSPRIQIQVQDNDASMVPGRGCGLPPEGVPVWNVSLEVQPPGGQVQKGKKLVLICLATQGTGDITFSWYKGALGLNLETKTQSSLAAKFEILAVTDSDTEKYYCTADNGYGPSISELVSVTVRSPVSRPVLTVGELGAQVFPGDTVELHCEAQSGSPPILYRFYHEDVILGSSSAPSGGGASFNLSLTAEHSGNYSCEADNGLGPQLSEAVPLTVTVPTEDRKELLASGILEGLFGTLGPTIMALLFCCWLKKRIGRRPARDPSRSPPSPVPQVSNYVNSAAPLQEPSVYENVNVVSSGNEVYSLVYHTQQERPAAEPRRTQSSDQDAAAIYFRLKKASVTDVDYEDAM from the exons ATGCCCCAAGAGCTGGCGTACCCTAGCTGTCCTGACAGCTGTCCTGACAAATCCTGTCCGGGATTGGACGCTTCCCCGGCGCTGCCGCTGGGCAGATGGGGGGAGGCAGGACCCAGATTTGCCCCTCTGCTGTCCATCCAGAGAAGACCCCCTTCTGCCAAAACCGGAGGCATCCTTGAGGCTCAGG TCCTGCTTCTGACAGCCCAGCCCTCTCGGCCCAAAGAGGGGAGCTCAATGACCCTGATCTGTGAGACCCAGGGCACTTCTCGGAAGACAGATGCCCAGCTCGAGTTCTGCTTCTTCAAAGACGGCcgggccctggggcagggctggagcagcTCCCCGAAGCTCCTGCTCCCCACGGTGTGGAGGGAAGACTCAGGGTCCTACTGGTGTGAAGAAAAGACCACGGCGCTCAGAGCCACACGGAGCCCCAGGATCCAGATACAGGTGCAAG ACAACGATGCGTCCATGGTGCCTGGAAGAGGATGTGGACTACCTCCAGAAG GCGTCCCCGTCTGGAATGTGAGCTTGGAGGTGCAGCCTCCAGGGGGACAAGTGCAGAAGGGAAAGAAGCTGGTTCTCATCTGCTTGGCCACCCAGGGCACAGGAGACATCACCTTCTCCTGGTACAAAGGGGCCCTGGGTTTGAACCTGGAAACAAAGACCCAGAGCTCACTGGCCGCAAAGTTTGAGATCCTGGCGGTGACAGACAGTGACACAGAGAAATACTACTGCACGGCCGACAACGGCTATGGCCCCAGCATCAGCGAGCTGGTGAGCGTCACCGTCAGAA GTCCAGTGTCCCGCCCTGTCCTCACCGTCGGGGAGCTGGGGGCCCAGGTCTTCCCTGGGGACACGGTAGAGCTTCACTGTGAGGCCCAGAGCGGCTCTCCCCCGATCCTGTACCGGTTTTATCACGAGGATGTCATCCTGGGAAGCAGCTCGGCCCCCTCTGGAGGAGGAGCATCCTTCAACCTCTCTCTGACCgcagaacattctggaaactaCTCCTGTGAGGCCGATAATGGCCTGGGGCCTCAGCTCAGCGAGGCGGTGCCACTCACTGTCACAG TGCCTACGGAGGACAGGAAGGAACTTCTCGCCTCGGGAATCCTTGAGGGACTGTTTGGCACCCTTGGTCCCACCATTATGGCCCTATTGTTCTGCTGTTGGCTCAAGAAAAGAATAG GAAGACGTCCGGCCCGGGACCCGAGCAG GAGCCCTCCCAGCCCCGTGCCACAGGTGTCCAACTACGTCAACTCAGCTGCACCCCTGCAGGAACCGTCTGTATATGAGAACG tgaACGTCGTAAGTAGCGGGAACGAGGTCTACTCTTTGGTGTACCATACGCAGCAGGAGCGGCCAGCAGCAG AGCCCCGGAGGACACAGAGCTCGGACCAG GACGCCGCAGCCATCTATTTTCGGCTGAAGAAGGCAAGCGTTACGGACGTGGACTATGAAGACGCTATGTAA
- the FCRL1 gene encoding Fc receptor-like protein 1 isoform X3: MPQELAYPSCPDSCPDKSCPGLDASPALPLGRWGEAGPRFAPLLSIQRRPPSAKTGGILEAQVLLLTAQPSRPKEGSSMTLICETQGTSRKTDAQLEFCFFKDGRALGQGWSSSPKLLLPTVWREDSGSYWCEEKTTALRATRSPRIQIQVQGVPVWNVSLEVQPPGGQVQKGKKLVLICLATQGTGDITFSWYKGALGLNLETKTQSSLAAKFEILAVTDSDTEKYYCTADNGYGPSISELVSVTVRSPVSRPVLTVGELGAQVFPGDTVELHCEAQSGSPPILYRFYHEDVILGSSSAPSGGGASFNLSLTAEHSGNYSCEADNGLGPQLSEAVPLTVTVPTEDRKELLASGILEGLFGTLGPTIMALLFCCWLKKRIGRRPARDPSRSPPSPVPQVSNYVNSAAPLQEPSVYENVNVVSSGNEVYSLVYHTQQERPAAVEPRRTQSSDQDAAAIYFRLKKASVTDVDYEDAM; this comes from the exons ATGCCCCAAGAGCTGGCGTACCCTAGCTGTCCTGACAGCTGTCCTGACAAATCCTGTCCGGGATTGGACGCTTCCCCGGCGCTGCCGCTGGGCAGATGGGGGGAGGCAGGACCCAGATTTGCCCCTCTGCTGTCCATCCAGAGAAGACCCCCTTCTGCCAAAACCGGAGGCATCCTTGAGGCTCAGG TCCTGCTTCTGACAGCCCAGCCCTCTCGGCCCAAAGAGGGGAGCTCAATGACCCTGATCTGTGAGACCCAGGGCACTTCTCGGAAGACAGATGCCCAGCTCGAGTTCTGCTTCTTCAAAGACGGCcgggccctggggcagggctggagcagcTCCCCGAAGCTCCTGCTCCCCACGGTGTGGAGGGAAGACTCAGGGTCCTACTGGTGTGAAGAAAAGACCACGGCGCTCAGAGCCACACGGAGCCCCAGGATCCAGATACAGGTGCAAG GCGTCCCCGTCTGGAATGTGAGCTTGGAGGTGCAGCCTCCAGGGGGACAAGTGCAGAAGGGAAAGAAGCTGGTTCTCATCTGCTTGGCCACCCAGGGCACAGGAGACATCACCTTCTCCTGGTACAAAGGGGCCCTGGGTTTGAACCTGGAAACAAAGACCCAGAGCTCACTGGCCGCAAAGTTTGAGATCCTGGCGGTGACAGACAGTGACACAGAGAAATACTACTGCACGGCCGACAACGGCTATGGCCCCAGCATCAGCGAGCTGGTGAGCGTCACCGTCAGAA GTCCAGTGTCCCGCCCTGTCCTCACCGTCGGGGAGCTGGGGGCCCAGGTCTTCCCTGGGGACACGGTAGAGCTTCACTGTGAGGCCCAGAGCGGCTCTCCCCCGATCCTGTACCGGTTTTATCACGAGGATGTCATCCTGGGAAGCAGCTCGGCCCCCTCTGGAGGAGGAGCATCCTTCAACCTCTCTCTGACCgcagaacattctggaaactaCTCCTGTGAGGCCGATAATGGCCTGGGGCCTCAGCTCAGCGAGGCGGTGCCACTCACTGTCACAG TGCCTACGGAGGACAGGAAGGAACTTCTCGCCTCGGGAATCCTTGAGGGACTGTTTGGCACCCTTGGTCCCACCATTATGGCCCTATTGTTCTGCTGTTGGCTCAAGAAAAGAATAG GAAGACGTCCGGCCCGGGACCCGAGCAG GAGCCCTCCCAGCCCCGTGCCACAGGTGTCCAACTACGTCAACTCAGCTGCACCCCTGCAGGAACCGTCTGTATATGAGAACG tgaACGTCGTAAGTAGCGGGAACGAGGTCTACTCTTTGGTGTACCATACGCAGCAGGAGCGGCCAGCAGCAG TAGAGCCCCGGAGGACACAGAGCTCGGACCAG GACGCCGCAGCCATCTATTTTCGGCTGAAGAAGGCAAGCGTTACGGACGTGGACTATGAAGACGCTATGTAA
- the FCRL1 gene encoding Fc receptor-like protein 1 isoform X1 has translation MPQELAYPSCPDSCPDKSCPGLDASPALPLGRWGEAGPRFAPLLSIQRRPPSAKTGGILEAQVLLLTAQPSRPKEGSSMTLICETQGTSRKTDAQLEFCFFKDGRALGQGWSSSPKLLLPTVWREDSGSYWCEEKTTALRATRSPRIQIQVQDNDASMVPGRGCGLPPEGVPVWNVSLEVQPPGGQVQKGKKLVLICLATQGTGDITFSWYKGALGLNLETKTQSSLAAKFEILAVTDSDTEKYYCTADNGYGPSISELVSVTVRSPVSRPVLTVGELGAQVFPGDTVELHCEAQSGSPPILYRFYHEDVILGSSSAPSGGGASFNLSLTAEHSGNYSCEADNGLGPQLSEAVPLTVTVPTEDRKELLASGILEGLFGTLGPTIMALLFCCWLKKRIGRRPARDPSRSPPSPVPQVSNYVNSAAPLQEPSVYENVNVVSSGNEVYSLVYHTQQERPAAVEPRRTQSSDQDAAAIYFRLKKASVTDVDYEDAM, from the exons ATGCCCCAAGAGCTGGCGTACCCTAGCTGTCCTGACAGCTGTCCTGACAAATCCTGTCCGGGATTGGACGCTTCCCCGGCGCTGCCGCTGGGCAGATGGGGGGAGGCAGGACCCAGATTTGCCCCTCTGCTGTCCATCCAGAGAAGACCCCCTTCTGCCAAAACCGGAGGCATCCTTGAGGCTCAGG TCCTGCTTCTGACAGCCCAGCCCTCTCGGCCCAAAGAGGGGAGCTCAATGACCCTGATCTGTGAGACCCAGGGCACTTCTCGGAAGACAGATGCCCAGCTCGAGTTCTGCTTCTTCAAAGACGGCcgggccctggggcagggctggagcagcTCCCCGAAGCTCCTGCTCCCCACGGTGTGGAGGGAAGACTCAGGGTCCTACTGGTGTGAAGAAAAGACCACGGCGCTCAGAGCCACACGGAGCCCCAGGATCCAGATACAGGTGCAAG ACAACGATGCGTCCATGGTGCCTGGAAGAGGATGTGGACTACCTCCAGAAG GCGTCCCCGTCTGGAATGTGAGCTTGGAGGTGCAGCCTCCAGGGGGACAAGTGCAGAAGGGAAAGAAGCTGGTTCTCATCTGCTTGGCCACCCAGGGCACAGGAGACATCACCTTCTCCTGGTACAAAGGGGCCCTGGGTTTGAACCTGGAAACAAAGACCCAGAGCTCACTGGCCGCAAAGTTTGAGATCCTGGCGGTGACAGACAGTGACACAGAGAAATACTACTGCACGGCCGACAACGGCTATGGCCCCAGCATCAGCGAGCTGGTGAGCGTCACCGTCAGAA GTCCAGTGTCCCGCCCTGTCCTCACCGTCGGGGAGCTGGGGGCCCAGGTCTTCCCTGGGGACACGGTAGAGCTTCACTGTGAGGCCCAGAGCGGCTCTCCCCCGATCCTGTACCGGTTTTATCACGAGGATGTCATCCTGGGAAGCAGCTCGGCCCCCTCTGGAGGAGGAGCATCCTTCAACCTCTCTCTGACCgcagaacattctggaaactaCTCCTGTGAGGCCGATAATGGCCTGGGGCCTCAGCTCAGCGAGGCGGTGCCACTCACTGTCACAG TGCCTACGGAGGACAGGAAGGAACTTCTCGCCTCGGGAATCCTTGAGGGACTGTTTGGCACCCTTGGTCCCACCATTATGGCCCTATTGTTCTGCTGTTGGCTCAAGAAAAGAATAG GAAGACGTCCGGCCCGGGACCCGAGCAG GAGCCCTCCCAGCCCCGTGCCACAGGTGTCCAACTACGTCAACTCAGCTGCACCCCTGCAGGAACCGTCTGTATATGAGAACG tgaACGTCGTAAGTAGCGGGAACGAGGTCTACTCTTTGGTGTACCATACGCAGCAGGAGCGGCCAGCAGCAG TAGAGCCCCGGAGGACACAGAGCTCGGACCAG GACGCCGCAGCCATCTATTTTCGGCTGAAGAAGGCAAGCGTTACGGACGTGGACTATGAAGACGCTATGTAA
- the FCRL1 gene encoding Fc receptor-like protein 1 isoform X4 encodes MLLGLVLLMCAPACGPAREVLLLTAQPSRPKEGSSMTLICETQGTSRKTDAQLEFCFFKDGRALGQGWSSSPKLLLPTVWREDSGSYWCEEKTTALRATRSPRIQIQVQDNDASMVPGRGCGLPPEGVPVWNVSLEVQPPGGQVQKGKKLVLICLATQGTGDITFSWYKGALGLNLETKTQSSLAAKFEILAVTDSDTEKYYCTADNGYGPSISELVSVTVRSPVSRPVLTVGELGAQVFPGDTVELHCEAQSGSPPILYRFYHEDVILGSSSAPSGGGASFNLSLTAEHSGNYSCEADNGLGPQLSEAVPLTVTVPTEDRKELLASGILEGLFGTLGPTIMALLFCCWLKKRIGRRPARDPSRSPPSPVPQVSNYVNSAAPLQEPSVYENVNVVSSGNEVYSLVYHTQQERPAAVEPRRTQSSDQDAAAIYFRLKKASVTDVDYEDAM; translated from the exons TCCTGCTTCTGACAGCCCAGCCCTCTCGGCCCAAAGAGGGGAGCTCAATGACCCTGATCTGTGAGACCCAGGGCACTTCTCGGAAGACAGATGCCCAGCTCGAGTTCTGCTTCTTCAAAGACGGCcgggccctggggcagggctggagcagcTCCCCGAAGCTCCTGCTCCCCACGGTGTGGAGGGAAGACTCAGGGTCCTACTGGTGTGAAGAAAAGACCACGGCGCTCAGAGCCACACGGAGCCCCAGGATCCAGATACAGGTGCAAG ACAACGATGCGTCCATGGTGCCTGGAAGAGGATGTGGACTACCTCCAGAAG GCGTCCCCGTCTGGAATGTGAGCTTGGAGGTGCAGCCTCCAGGGGGACAAGTGCAGAAGGGAAAGAAGCTGGTTCTCATCTGCTTGGCCACCCAGGGCACAGGAGACATCACCTTCTCCTGGTACAAAGGGGCCCTGGGTTTGAACCTGGAAACAAAGACCCAGAGCTCACTGGCCGCAAAGTTTGAGATCCTGGCGGTGACAGACAGTGACACAGAGAAATACTACTGCACGGCCGACAACGGCTATGGCCCCAGCATCAGCGAGCTGGTGAGCGTCACCGTCAGAA GTCCAGTGTCCCGCCCTGTCCTCACCGTCGGGGAGCTGGGGGCCCAGGTCTTCCCTGGGGACACGGTAGAGCTTCACTGTGAGGCCCAGAGCGGCTCTCCCCCGATCCTGTACCGGTTTTATCACGAGGATGTCATCCTGGGAAGCAGCTCGGCCCCCTCTGGAGGAGGAGCATCCTTCAACCTCTCTCTGACCgcagaacattctggaaactaCTCCTGTGAGGCCGATAATGGCCTGGGGCCTCAGCTCAGCGAGGCGGTGCCACTCACTGTCACAG TGCCTACGGAGGACAGGAAGGAACTTCTCGCCTCGGGAATCCTTGAGGGACTGTTTGGCACCCTTGGTCCCACCATTATGGCCCTATTGTTCTGCTGTTGGCTCAAGAAAAGAATAG GAAGACGTCCGGCCCGGGACCCGAGCAG GAGCCCTCCCAGCCCCGTGCCACAGGTGTCCAACTACGTCAACTCAGCTGCACCCCTGCAGGAACCGTCTGTATATGAGAACG tgaACGTCGTAAGTAGCGGGAACGAGGTCTACTCTTTGGTGTACCATACGCAGCAGGAGCGGCCAGCAGCAG TAGAGCCCCGGAGGACACAGAGCTCGGACCAG GACGCCGCAGCCATCTATTTTCGGCTGAAGAAGGCAAGCGTTACGGACGTGGACTATGAAGACGCTATGTAA
- the FCRL1 gene encoding Fc receptor-like protein 1 isoform X8: MPQELAYPSCPDSCPDKSCPGLDASPALPLGRWGEAGPRFAPLLSIQRRPPSAKTGGILEAQVLLLTAQPSRPKEGSSMTLICETQGTSRKTDAQLEFCFFKDGRALGQGWSSSPKLLLPTVWREDSGSYWCEEKTTALRATRSPRIQIQVQDNDASMVPGRGCGLPPEGVPVWNVSLEVQPPGGQVQKGKKLVLICLATQGTGDITFSWYKGALGLNLETKTQSSLAAKFEILAVTDSDTEKYYCTADNGYGPSISELVSVTVRSPVSRPVLTVGELGAQVFPGDTVELHCEAQSGSPPILYRFYHEDVILGSSSAPSGGGASFNLSLTAEHSGNYSCEADNGLGPQLSEAVPLTVTVPTEDRKELLASGILEGLFGTLGPTIMALLFCCWLKKRIGPQGL, from the exons ATGCCCCAAGAGCTGGCGTACCCTAGCTGTCCTGACAGCTGTCCTGACAAATCCTGTCCGGGATTGGACGCTTCCCCGGCGCTGCCGCTGGGCAGATGGGGGGAGGCAGGACCCAGATTTGCCCCTCTGCTGTCCATCCAGAGAAGACCCCCTTCTGCCAAAACCGGAGGCATCCTTGAGGCTCAGG TCCTGCTTCTGACAGCCCAGCCCTCTCGGCCCAAAGAGGGGAGCTCAATGACCCTGATCTGTGAGACCCAGGGCACTTCTCGGAAGACAGATGCCCAGCTCGAGTTCTGCTTCTTCAAAGACGGCcgggccctggggcagggctggagcagcTCCCCGAAGCTCCTGCTCCCCACGGTGTGGAGGGAAGACTCAGGGTCCTACTGGTGTGAAGAAAAGACCACGGCGCTCAGAGCCACACGGAGCCCCAGGATCCAGATACAGGTGCAAG ACAACGATGCGTCCATGGTGCCTGGAAGAGGATGTGGACTACCTCCAGAAG GCGTCCCCGTCTGGAATGTGAGCTTGGAGGTGCAGCCTCCAGGGGGACAAGTGCAGAAGGGAAAGAAGCTGGTTCTCATCTGCTTGGCCACCCAGGGCACAGGAGACATCACCTTCTCCTGGTACAAAGGGGCCCTGGGTTTGAACCTGGAAACAAAGACCCAGAGCTCACTGGCCGCAAAGTTTGAGATCCTGGCGGTGACAGACAGTGACACAGAGAAATACTACTGCACGGCCGACAACGGCTATGGCCCCAGCATCAGCGAGCTGGTGAGCGTCACCGTCAGAA GTCCAGTGTCCCGCCCTGTCCTCACCGTCGGGGAGCTGGGGGCCCAGGTCTTCCCTGGGGACACGGTAGAGCTTCACTGTGAGGCCCAGAGCGGCTCTCCCCCGATCCTGTACCGGTTTTATCACGAGGATGTCATCCTGGGAAGCAGCTCGGCCCCCTCTGGAGGAGGAGCATCCTTCAACCTCTCTCTGACCgcagaacattctggaaactaCTCCTGTGAGGCCGATAATGGCCTGGGGCCTCAGCTCAGCGAGGCGGTGCCACTCACTGTCACAG TGCCTACGGAGGACAGGAAGGAACTTCTCGCCTCGGGAATCCTTGAGGGACTGTTTGGCACCCTTGGTCCCACCATTATGGCCCTATTGTTCTGCTGTTGGCTCAAGAAAAGAATAG GGCCCCAAGGCCTTTAG
- the FCRL1 gene encoding Fc receptor-like protein 1 isoform X7 → MPQELAYPSCPDSCPDKSCPGLDASPALPLGRWGEAGPRFAPLLSIQRRPPSAKTGGILEAQVLLLTAQPSRPKEGSSMTLICETQGTSRKTDAQLEFCFFKDGRALGQGWSSSPKLLLPTVWREDSGSYWCEEKTTALRATRSPRIQIQVQDNDASMVPGRGCGLPPEGVPVWNVSLEVQPPGGQVQKGKKLVLICLATQGTGDITFSWYKGALGLNLETKTQSSLAAKFEILAVTDSDTEKYYCTADNGYGPSISELVSVTVRSPVSRPVLTVGELGAQVFPGDTVELHCEAQSGSPPILYRFYHEDVILGSSSAPSGGGASFNLSLTAEHSGNYSCEADNGLGPQLSEAVPLTVTALLHDGLRADLSPQCLRRTGRNFSPRESLRDCLAPLVPPLWPYCSAVGSRKE, encoded by the exons ATGCCCCAAGAGCTGGCGTACCCTAGCTGTCCTGACAGCTGTCCTGACAAATCCTGTCCGGGATTGGACGCTTCCCCGGCGCTGCCGCTGGGCAGATGGGGGGAGGCAGGACCCAGATTTGCCCCTCTGCTGTCCATCCAGAGAAGACCCCCTTCTGCCAAAACCGGAGGCATCCTTGAGGCTCAGG TCCTGCTTCTGACAGCCCAGCCCTCTCGGCCCAAAGAGGGGAGCTCAATGACCCTGATCTGTGAGACCCAGGGCACTTCTCGGAAGACAGATGCCCAGCTCGAGTTCTGCTTCTTCAAAGACGGCcgggccctggggcagggctggagcagcTCCCCGAAGCTCCTGCTCCCCACGGTGTGGAGGGAAGACTCAGGGTCCTACTGGTGTGAAGAAAAGACCACGGCGCTCAGAGCCACACGGAGCCCCAGGATCCAGATACAGGTGCAAG ACAACGATGCGTCCATGGTGCCTGGAAGAGGATGTGGACTACCTCCAGAAG GCGTCCCCGTCTGGAATGTGAGCTTGGAGGTGCAGCCTCCAGGGGGACAAGTGCAGAAGGGAAAGAAGCTGGTTCTCATCTGCTTGGCCACCCAGGGCACAGGAGACATCACCTTCTCCTGGTACAAAGGGGCCCTGGGTTTGAACCTGGAAACAAAGACCCAGAGCTCACTGGCCGCAAAGTTTGAGATCCTGGCGGTGACAGACAGTGACACAGAGAAATACTACTGCACGGCCGACAACGGCTATGGCCCCAGCATCAGCGAGCTGGTGAGCGTCACCGTCAGAA GTCCAGTGTCCCGCCCTGTCCTCACCGTCGGGGAGCTGGGGGCCCAGGTCTTCCCTGGGGACACGGTAGAGCTTCACTGTGAGGCCCAGAGCGGCTCTCCCCCGATCCTGTACCGGTTTTATCACGAGGATGTCATCCTGGGAAGCAGCTCGGCCCCCTCTGGAGGAGGAGCATCCTTCAACCTCTCTCTGACCgcagaacattctggaaactaCTCCTGTGAGGCCGATAATGGCCTGGGGCCTCAGCTCAGCGAGGCGGTGCCACTCACTGTCACAG CCCTCCTGCACGACGGCTTACGTGCAGACCTCTCCCCTCAGTGCCTACGGAGGACAGGAAGGAACTTCTCGCCTCGGGAATCCTTGAGGGACTGTTTGGCACCCTTGGTCCCACCATTATGGCCCTATTGTTCTGCTGTTGGCTCAAGAAAAGAATAG